The following nucleotide sequence is from Ornithodoros turicata isolate Travis chromosome 2, ASM3712646v1, whole genome shotgun sequence.
AGGTGACATGGATATGAAAGTATATTTGTAACACACTTTTATCACCTTAGACAGAAACTTGAAACACCCGGCAACCAGCGACCTAGGTGGCTCACTACAGACATGAAGGACATTTTAAAAAATCACCTTTGCCAACTTGTCAATTTTCTTTTCAAGATCTTCATTTGACAAATTTGGTTCCCCATCCTGGAATAAGATTGATATTTAAACACTGAACTATTTCTTCTTAACAGGACAGCGCCTGTGGTAGCACCTTACGATATGTACAAGTGGCATATCTCACCTCTTCATCAACATCGTTTTCTGCATCCTGCGGATCCTCGCTATCATTGCCACTTTCGTTCCCTCCTTCCTCattttcctcctcctcttctgtTTTTGGCCCCTTAACTGCCTTATCTCCGTCTCCCTTTGTTGCCTCCTCTGCACCCTTGGCTTCTTCCTGGTCTTGCCTCAGCAAGGCTTTTCGCTGTCGCGCCTGCTGTATGCCTCTCAACCTGAATTTGCAAAAATTATATAATTCTGATTTCCACAAATTTTGTAGCTAGCTCTCATATTACAGAAAGACACAATTTTACGCGTCCGCATGAGCGGAAGCAGTAGAACGAGTGGGGGTAGATTGAAGGTTACAGAAGGCTACCTATAAATCTACGTGcatttgaaatacaattttACATTACATAttatacatagggcctgactttttagggttaaacccgtatccgcccgatatttaccccccgaacgaaatctgtaaaattcgggtttaacccgaatctacccgaaaacatccgggtcgcgtggcacactcataagcgtgcattaaaataaagtttgataacattgctaaacattagttccatgttaagagaaatttttattaaacaaaaaaaatcacccgaatacacccgaattccagacgacagaatatgccgtaccgggatttaacccgaatacacccgaattttcgaatgacaaatatcacccgatatttaccccccgaatttggcccaaaataaaacccgaaaaagtcaggccctaattatacaCAATATACATTACAAttttacatacatacacatacatattTGTGATTTTCAAGCTAAACCTGATAGTTAGAGATGGAATTATTGGTATTCCAAAACGAAGAAAGCAATTTGCATAGTATCAGCACTTAGGTAcaattaaaggagcattaaagtggtatctaacatggcccaaaactgctgtcatcttgtaaagcagtacgtgaaaagcattcccacaaaatatttctgtccaaagttgtttcaccacggtgcaattaatttggaaaatcgctgccgcggtgacaggccggagcgctccaactgcagaccacacccactctagtgtgacgttcgtggtagagagcccctcattcgttcgtaggaaaaaccgtctgctacgaacattgctagctgcttcttgttgacttctattatttatatgatttatatcacgttttctttaaaagaagaagcatatacgcagcctgagaaaataagattacgatcacaagagtaatatatccgtggcttctgtgcaatctcagaattcacagcagcagaaagctattgcgaagcggtattgtggaagcggtattgtggcgccacctgttagccactgaaccaactgcgcggtgaaaactgtcggacaggctgcacactgtcgagaagcacggggtttttgctgttcaaacgcagttaatttcgggctgcaccactcgttcttcccgtggtgcctgcggtcccaaaaaatcgtggttgtgtcgttgacagccttcaaaccctccgtttcggacatcacgaagccggagaacgcatggcgtctcccaagcggtagcagacgctccggcctgggcgatgttgctcacctcgatcatgtgatcccaagtccaatgaggagcgtcctcaccacttgcgtcacatagtgacgtgtgtggtggcgctcatcacgtgcctatcgtgaaggcgaaggagggtgtttcgcgcgcgggaggttcggggagctattgcaggcgtcccaatttagctacggttgcactaattgtgggaaaactgttttcggccgcctaacattccatactgaccaaaaacagaaaaaaagttgtgggcctctagactgctcctttaaggccctctgttttctgctgcgtcaaattcaaaattccgcggcactgacttgtaaattccgcgattttctgCGGCGAGCAGTCAACAGCTGCATGAAATGGGAGACACTTTATTtgcttggataatgtgggaacaaaaaatatgttataaaattacagattcaaagcgcTGTTGTGGCTCAgtattacatacatgatatcttgcgttctcatctgatgcggtctgtcgcctgaaatcattttatacctgctgaaagatctttcagcatctacagagttcataggaactttataggaaggagtttacaatacatgccctggggaagttacatttttagtacacccctttttgttcttggactgtagccattatttaaaagtcttaacttcttgaaggcaacctcccagatatcaaatcaaaatcccccactgctaccgctaaactgcatacaGGAGGGAtgccgccccttcctcaggtgaAGTATACACAAGGTATACACAAAGTGTACACCATAAACTTGGCCTAATGTTAtcctaagctaaactacaatctgtctgttttGTCCTGCGGCAtaaacaattttgtaaagcaggcttcaatttGTAGGGgcagcttcacctcatgcagggaagcgtcaggtgaagccccctttcgggaggtgtcgttcatattcggcgaatagtcgaATTATCCGGAGATCCGAATAATGGGTatttcgattcgcgaatcggatACTTCGAGTGactgatattcgattcgaatttgagaactctaatatccgcacattcttaaaaataaaggattCTGTGAAActctgtgccaaacgaaggattccgcgattaattccgaattccacgaaatttcgcggaatcacgGAAAACGAAGGGCCTTAGGTACAATACTCCAGAAGAACTGAAGCTTTTAGAGATATCTCCAAAGAAACAGAGGAAGCACAGCAATGATATGCAGGACTGTACAGGAATACAAAGAGAGTAATTAACATAATGAAATTCAAAGGTACtcgaggaagaaaaaaaaaaaaaagggccaCTACTATAATTGGATTTCATGAATGATATGACATGATAAGAAGGAGCATAGAAATATATCCACAGCTCATACAGAAAAAACTGAAAGAAGATGTCCTCAGATTAAAGTGTACACTACtcaattccaaattttgcgctGATGTAGTACTGTCATGCCCAGGAGAGCCACACAATTAGCTTTTGGAGAATGTGAAATAACAATTCAGCACAATTTTGCAGAGCACCATCAACTTGTAACTATCATTATTGCAGAATGTTCTGACTTCCATAATGAACCTCCTTATTCTTAACCTGAAATTCCATAAATACGCACAtaaagagagaaaaagcaaGTCCCTGTGACATCAGACTCCCAGTAAGAAAGATCTACACAGTATGGTGTCATTTTCTATGCACATTATGCGAACAATAGAAGTCGTATCACATGAACCCTACACGTAATAGAACAGAAAATAACTTACTTTCTTAACTCTCCTTCAGCAAGCCACTTGTCTTTTCGAAGCGTGTTAACCGTATCTATGCTGCTGTCCACTTGCCTGCAAGAGCACATACACGTATTTTACATTTCAACGACACTACACGCTGCTGATGCGTACTGACTGACAGGACGCGCGATTCTGAACGTACACCGGAAAAACTTACCGTACTACCGCTCGGCTGCAGAGAAGTTCATTACAGAGGAATGCCATGATCTCAGACTTTTGTGTAGGGTTCAGTGCGAGGAATGGTTTTTCAGTTACCCACTGGTACATCTGGGAAGGATTTAATAACGGCTGAAGGTTAGCCACTGTGGGCAAGGAACGAGCACCTTAACGTGCTTCCAAATGTTTCTAAATCCTTACTGCACACTCTTTGTCAAGGGCCATGAAGTAGAGGTGAAAGGCTTCGGTTACACTCTCGTTTGTGATTGGAGCATCTTTGAGATGCTGCCCAAGCACAGTTACCGCCTGCAAAAGTGGGGAAGGTATCTAAGAACTGTACGAAGCATAGTATACTCTTTTTAGGATTCAACTGAAAGAATATGCACACCTCTTTACAATGAGGGGTTCCAGGATCATGAATGGCACATGTGAGCAGGTGTTGTACAACAGTAAGAAACTCTTGCTCAGACTTTTCGTCGTGGTTTATGAGTGCTAGCTGCAAGGTATTTAAGGTTGGAATTTTCTCAACATCTGTAAAGATAATGAAAGCAAACATATAGGGACAGTTAACATGAAATGCAAGTTTTATAAGTTACGAGTGTCTATGAGCTCACCAAAATGCAACGTTTCCCCGAAGTTGTGGAGAAATTCCTGGACCATCAGAAGGTTTGCAAATGCAGTACCTGGAATCTTCAAACCTGGAATTCTATTTAGCGTTGGCAATGGCTGCAAGAGCAAGTAAATGAAATCAATCAACATTCGCAATGCTTTTTGTCTACAGGGAAACACTCCCATTCATTTTGTGAATGGGCTGCAGTAAATTATATTAATTTGGTACAACCCACTGGCTTTTAAACAGGCTTTGGGCAGTTCTTAGGTGAACTTCCTGAGCAATAATCATGTGTGCACTTAAATCGAAGGAATGCAACGAAAGCTGCATTTCTGTCTTGGAAAGCTTTGTTCTACTCTACACATATGCGCCCTCCTGATTTCTAAATGGACTTTTTTTCGCGACTGCTTAAGCTTATGCGCTGCAGTGCTGATGACCTTGGGTACGCCGAACAAGATTATCTTCGTGTCCAATAGATGGCGCTCCATGAGGACGGCAGGATTGGGGACCACTGGGGACACCACGCGATCTCGTCGGCCCCCACTCCAAGACAAGTTTTGGTCCTTTATGCTACCCACGTGGGTTTGTATTGGCACGTGCCGAGGGTGATttgctggagagccgctaggatatgACGCGAATGTGAAAAGGTCCCTTGAAGTGACTGCCTCGACTGTCCACTGGTTATGAAAGTAGCATATGAAGATGCTGCACAGAGCTTTTTCATATAGCAAAGTCTCGTAGTTTTCAATAAAACTatgaaataaaatcacataTGTACGTGCACACATGCTATAGCTTTGAGAATGTAGTGCCCTCAACTGGGGGTGCACATTTCTATTCCGGTAAAGACTAGTCCTTGAAGGATTTccctcagggggggggggggggggtctaacAACCAAGTGCCACTCAAGGGCTGAGTGGCAAGAACTTTGGAATGACTGTGGTGGTACAGGTccagacaaaagtttacggaaggtacaagcggtgtattttctcatcggtgcgacaccctagcagcaagcGGAAGCTCCCTTGTTCACTCGTCCAAAGGGGTGGTGGGGAGTGCGCTGGCAGCGACGCCAATTCAGACCACCTTTCGAGCACATGCAAGCCATACCAAAACTACCTCGGTGTATTGCTATCAGCACACTCGCTCACCCATCAGAACGAGCAAACGTGCCCATTTCCGCTCGCCGGCTGGATGTCGCACCAAGGAGAAAACACACCGctcgcatgttccgtaaaccttcGTTGGGACCTGCACTCACCTGCTACCATTAAGTTTGCATTTATGTTTTCTTACTTTTCAAACTCAAAATATACAGTTTCTACATACGGTCGAACCCGCATATATCGAACTCGGAGGGGATCGCAAAATAGTTcgatacagtcaaacctcgttacaacgaaacgcgatataacgaaattcgcgatagagcgaaataatttggattccccAGCACAGGGCCATAGAGATCAACGTATTTTATCTCCCGCTACAACGAAATACTTTCTAGCCGCCGCCTCAATACAGCGAAAGAACgagataaggtttatgaccccCAAGCCGATTTCCGGGTCATGAAAACAAAGGGTGCAAGCTGCGTCCTGTTCCCGCGGCGAAGGATAACACGTCCGTGTCCTGTCCGGTCCGCCACAGCTTCCGTGGCATAGTCTACATCCGCGTAGACTGTAGTGTGCACGCATGGGAGAACAACACCCGTAAACACTGAGAGTTCACGAAGCGCCCCTTGTGCCTCCTCGTCAGTGTTTCCGCCCACGTGCTCTCTCCTTCTCCGCCCGCTTTCGCTCTTTCTCGTCCTCTCCGAGGGTGCGAGATCACCGGCGCAAGTGCCCAGAAGAGGTGGCCTTTTCAGTATCTCGATGTTCGATGCATCGGGTAACCGCGGTACCGAAGTCCGATAAAGTCGCACACTCGTGCTATACTTTTACATGTAATTTTTAGAGCCTgaggttttcgggaaatatttttttctaagttcggggggtaaaaatcgggtaaataaacatgtgcactaaattaatgcgaattcgggtgaaaaaacttccagtatgctaaattcggggtgaaatggggctcagttactcaactaactgtagtggtttggtacaaatggtgatgtaactgaatttttctgccaaacaagtaaattaatgcattcctacagacatcccagtgagggcaatttgccaggtaaaaatcgggtttcaccctaaagaggcaaccttcaattcggggaagaatcgggtaaaacactaaaacttcaggctctagaaaTTTTCAAGGCGATTTCTTATTGTTCAACATACACAATAACTCAAAATATGCGGGTTCGACTGTACATTCATAGTTAAGGCCACccgttttccgcgattccgcgaaaATGCGCGGAATTGCGACTTTGCCGCGGAATACAAGATTCCGCGTGGAATCCCGCGGAATTCCACTTTTTTGCCGTAAATTCGATTTCAGCCGGATCGACTTCCCGCATCCTGCGCCATTGTTTGTCTTAACTTCAGAAAATGAACGCCACAAATGTTCCCGGAATTCAAAACGCGTGCCTACGCGTGCCCGCGGTGGCAAGGGGCAAGGAGCAACACCGGCGGCGCGCGCGGCGCATCGACGAAACTTTACTTTCGTTTCTGCCATCTCGCTCTGTTGTTTTCGAGTGCGAAGTGTGGAAATGTCTAAGCGGTCCCATCTGGGAAACAAAGATGCCAAACAACGGGTACGTGAGTATGGCACGGAGGACTTTTACGAAGACGGCGGTTTACTTTTCTGTCGGCCTTGCGCGAAAACTATTGACCACCAACGCAAGTCTACGATTGACGACCACATCAGAAGCAGCAGCCACCGGAAAAATGTCGGAAAAGCAAAAGTGGACCCAACGGCGTCTGGATCGGGGCTGCAAAAACGGACCAGGCTGCAAACTTTAGAAACCGTTTTAACGGCAAAAGAGGCAAAGGAGGACCTGGTGCTCGAATTCTTGGACATGCTTGTGTCGGCCAACATTCCAATAGAAAAGACTGACCATCCGAAAGTGCGCACGTTCTTGCAGAAGCGGGTTACAAATGGGGGATCAGTCCCTTTGGCTAAAAATCTTCGGAACAGGCTTCCAGAACTTTTCGCTAAACATCAGTCGGCACTAAAAGGCATATTCAGCGGTGCCACTGTATCGGTCGTCATCGACGAAACGACGGACAATCGAGCGAAATCCGTTGTGAATGTACTGTTCGTTAAGGCGTCATCAACTGGCGACTCTTTGCAACCAGTCCTTGTGGACGTGACGTTCACAAATGAGGTGAACGCCGCAGTAATCGGCCGGATCGTCGTCAAGGCACTCATGACGTATGGTGTTGAGTTCGAAGACGTAACCGCGCTTGTCACCGACAGTGCGTCATATATGAAGAAAGCATTTCGCGAATGCATCCAACCACTGTGCTCCAACGCCGTCCACGTGACGTGTGTCGCGCATGGTGTCAATCTGATCGGCGCGACTATGTACAAATCATTTCCCCTCGTGGACAAGTACGTTGGGGATATGAAGAAGGCTTTTCGACTTTCGAGCGGAAAGCGCGCACTGTTCAAGGCTCATCTGCAAGAATGTGGTGTGGAAAACCCCAGGGCGCCACCAGCCCCTGTGAAAACCAGATGGAATTCATGGATTGAGGCTGTGGAGCTCCACTCTGAGTACTTTGAGCACTACCCCTCTCTTTTGGAAAAAGTACAAGAAAGGTATGGAGATGCTGCTGGAGTAGACAGTTTAGTTTCCATGATGCAAGAAATATACACAGAGCTTAAGTACACCACTCGGTGTATTGCCATTTTTGGCAAAAAGGTGGCCAGCCTGTTAAAGGCTGCAGAAGGTCAGGAAGTGGCTGCACACAAGGTGTACAATGCCTTGTTTGCACTCTGGGGATACCTTAAAGCAGCATCTTTGGAAGATTACGGCACCCTTATGAGGCAAGAGGGTGTGCAAGATGATGAAGCTGCTTATGTAGGAGAACAAATAAGAAGCGGAATGTGTCAGGCTGCCCGCAAAGCACAAGAGCTCTTGGAAAAAAGTGAAACCTGGAAATTTTTCAA
It contains:
- the LOC135386438 gene encoding uncharacterized protein LOC135386438, whose amino-acid sequence is MSKRSHLGNKDAKQRVREYGTEDFYEDGGLLFCRPCAKTIDHQRKSTIDDHIRSSSHRKNVGKAKVDPTASGSGLQKRTRLQTLETVLTAKEAKEDLVLEFLDMLVSANIPIEKTDHPKVRTFLQKRVTNGGSVPLAKNLRNRLPELFAKHQSALKGIFSGATVSVVIDETTDNRAKSVVNVLFVKASSTGDSLQPVLVDVTFTNEVNAAVIGRIVVKALMTYGVEFEDVTALVTDSASYMKKAFRECIQPLCSNAVHVTCVAHGVNLIGATMYKSFPLVDKYVGDMKKAFRLSSGKRALFKAHLQECGVENPRAPPAPVKTRWNSWIEAVELHSEYFEHYPSLLEKVQERYGDAAGVDSLVSMMQEIYTELKYTTRCIAIFGKKVASLLKAAEGQEVAAHKVYNALFALWGYLKAASLEDYGTLMRQEGVQDDEAAYVGEQIRSGMCQAARKAQELLEKSETWKFFKSMRALDPLQLKSMSHELCDYENIPGIGRDAGNLAAEWLLYINTAKDCKSSDRDLAPSVSKQVDPPPQPFDIIGFWDGMKTLTPALASIAVKYLCVPINSVDAGRSFSRYKMIVSDKRHSLSDENTKYHLMLSHNSFLML